From the Malus domestica chromosome 17, GDT2T_hap1 genome, one window contains:
- the LOC103432209 gene encoding uncharacterized protein isoform X10, producing the protein MLASSRPLFRVDRFLKFTTAYDALKPVNCFLGHCEYRGLSYNIEMSGRKDKQTVGDRNKKLRTTNAVWRPVSTQASSNEECSVKEVTEKLESETQVQEVHECTSTRISSLENVIEVAATNLDAGSSASQDTGEDKVFGGEQVVSTEKHSISVEVGASLFRFVRGKWGLTQKQIEDEMGVKIRIPLSREEDSLTIEGNSVESISRASEKIKSIVDQAVKSSNLDYSHFISLPLAIHPELVDKLVNFQNSILGISDSGVDDNLDSNSNEENSESEGEDQRPDVAVELKVEGDRQHVKVNLTNIPLVSYALQSSKAATLSDLGIEKSIFIKPKTFHLTVLMLKLWNKDRVHAATEVLQRISSKVIEALDNRPVSIRLKGLNCMRGSLAKAGVVYAPVEEIGSEGRLLRACQVIIDAYIEAGLVLEKDAKQKLKLHATVMNARHSKRKKGTRKVNSFDARGIFKQYGSEEWGEYLIREAHLSQRLVFVGGPKCLNVFLSW; encoded by the exons ATGTTAGCTTCTTCCAGGCCCCTCTTCAG AGTGGATCGGTTTCTGAAATTTACAACTGCATATGATGCACTGAAGCCAGTAAATTGCTTCCTa GGACACTGTGAGTATCGCGGTTTGAGTTACAATATCGAAATGAGTGGTAGAAAAGATAAGCAAACTGTCGGGGACCGTAACAAAAAGCTCAGAACAACTAATGCTGTGTGGAGACCAGTCAGTACTCAAGCTAGTTCCAATGAAG AATGCTCTGTGAAGGAGGTCACAGAAAAGCTGGAATCTGAAACTCAAGTGCAAGAAGTGCACGAATGCACTTCTACGAGAATTTCAAGTTTGGAGAATGTCATAGAGGTGGCTGCAACTAACCTCGATGCTGGTTCCAGTGCATCACAAGATACTGGAGAAGATAAAGTCTTTGGAGGAGAGCAAGTGGTTTCTACTGAAAAGCATTCAATTTCAGTTGAG GTTGGTGCTTCTTTGTTTCGCTTTGTCAGAGGAAAATG GGGATTGACACAGAAACAGATTGAGGACGAGATGGGAGTTAAAATTAGAATCCCTTTGTCAAGGGAGGAGGATTCACTAA CTATTGAAGGCAATTCAGTTGAAAGTATATCTAGAGCTTCTGAGAAGATAAAATCTATAGTTGACCAG GCAGTTAAAAGCTCAAATCTCGATTATTCTCACTTCATTTCACTTCCATTGGCAATACATCCTGAATTAGTTGATAAGCTCGTCAACTTTCAGAACTCAATCCTGGGAATTAGTGATTCTGGTGTAGATGATAATCTGGATAGTAATTCAAATGAAGAGAATTCTGAGAGTGAAGGTGAAGACCAAAGACCCGATGTCGCAGTTGAACTTAAAGTTGAAGGTGACCGTCAACATGTTAAAGTGAATCTAACCAACATACCTCTTGTCAGTTATGCGCTTCAATCATCAAAGGCGGCTACCCTATCTG ACTTGGGGATTGAAAAGTCAATATTCATTAAACCAAAAACGTTTCACTTAACTGTGCTTATGCTGAAGTTGTGGAACAAGGACCGAGTTCATGCTGCTACTGAGGTTTTGCAG AGAATCTCTTCAAAAGTGATTGAAGCCTTAGATAATCGCCCTGTCTCCATAAGACTGAAGGGACTG AATTGTATGagaggttctttggccaaagctgGTGTTGTCTATGCTCCAGTTGAAGAAATTGGCAGTGAGGGACGACTTCTGCGTGCCTGTC AAGTCATCATCGATGCATATATTGAAGCCGGGCTTGTTTTAGAGAAAGATGCTAAACAGAAATTAAAG TTGCATGCAACCGTGATGAATGCAAGGCACAGCAAAAG GAAGAAGGGAACGAGAAAGGTTAATTCCTTTGATGCGCGTGGCATTTTCAAGCAATATGGATCGGAGGAATGGGGAGAGTATCTTATCCGAGAAGCTCATCTTTCACAGAG ATTGGTTTTTGTTGGGGGGCCAAAGTGTTTAAACGTGTTTCTGAGCTGGTAG
- the LOC103432209 gene encoding uncharacterized protein isoform X13 has protein sequence MLASSRPLFRVDRFLKFTTAYDALKPGHCEYRGLSYNIEMSGRKDKQTVGDRNKKLRTTNAVWRPVSTQASSNEECSVKEVTEKLESETQVQEVHECTSTRISSLENVIEVAATNLDAGSSASQDTGEDKVFGGEQVVSTEKHSISVGASLFRFVRGKWGLTQKQIEDEMGVKIRIPLSREEDSLTIEGNSVESISRASEKIKSIVDQAVKSSNLDYSHFISLPLAIHPELVDKLVNFQNSILGISDSGVDDNLDSNSNEENSESEGEDQRPDVAVELKVEGDRQHVKVNLTNIPLVSYALQSSKAATLSDLGIEKSIFIKPKTFHLTVLMLKLWNKDRVHAATEVLQNCMRGSLAKAGVVYAPVEEIGSEGRLLRACQVIIDAYIEAGLVLEKDAKQKLKLHATVMNARHSKRKKGTRKVNSFDARGIFKQYGSEEWGEYLIREAHLSQRFVFDDKGYYHCCASMPFPEICK, from the exons ATGTTAGCTTCTTCCAGGCCCCTCTTCAG AGTGGATCGGTTTCTGAAATTTACAACTGCATATGATGCACTGAAGCCA GGACACTGTGAGTATCGCGGTTTGAGTTACAATATCGAAATGAGTGGTAGAAAAGATAAGCAAACTGTCGGGGACCGTAACAAAAAGCTCAGAACAACTAATGCTGTGTGGAGACCAGTCAGTACTCAAGCTAGTTCCAATGAAG AATGCTCTGTGAAGGAGGTCACAGAAAAGCTGGAATCTGAAACTCAAGTGCAAGAAGTGCACGAATGCACTTCTACGAGAATTTCAAGTTTGGAGAATGTCATAGAGGTGGCTGCAACTAACCTCGATGCTGGTTCCAGTGCATCACAAGATACTGGAGAAGATAAAGTCTTTGGAGGAGAGCAAGTGGTTTCTACTGAAAAGCATTCAATTTCA GTTGGTGCTTCTTTGTTTCGCTTTGTCAGAGGAAAATG GGGATTGACACAGAAACAGATTGAGGACGAGATGGGAGTTAAAATTAGAATCCCTTTGTCAAGGGAGGAGGATTCACTAA CTATTGAAGGCAATTCAGTTGAAAGTATATCTAGAGCTTCTGAGAAGATAAAATCTATAGTTGACCAG GCAGTTAAAAGCTCAAATCTCGATTATTCTCACTTCATTTCACTTCCATTGGCAATACATCCTGAATTAGTTGATAAGCTCGTCAACTTTCAGAACTCAATCCTGGGAATTAGTGATTCTGGTGTAGATGATAATCTGGATAGTAATTCAAATGAAGAGAATTCTGAGAGTGAAGGTGAAGACCAAAGACCCGATGTCGCAGTTGAACTTAAAGTTGAAGGTGACCGTCAACATGTTAAAGTGAATCTAACCAACATACCTCTTGTCAGTTATGCGCTTCAATCATCAAAGGCGGCTACCCTATCTG ACTTGGGGATTGAAAAGTCAATATTCATTAAACCAAAAACGTTTCACTTAACTGTGCTTATGCTGAAGTTGTGGAACAAGGACCGAGTTCATGCTGCTACTGAGGTTTTGCAG AATTGTATGagaggttctttggccaaagctgGTGTTGTCTATGCTCCAGTTGAAGAAATTGGCAGTGAGGGACGACTTCTGCGTGCCTGTC AAGTCATCATCGATGCATATATTGAAGCCGGGCTTGTTTTAGAGAAAGATGCTAAACAGAAATTAAAG TTGCATGCAACCGTGATGAATGCAAGGCACAGCAAAAG GAAGAAGGGAACGAGAAAGGTTAATTCCTTTGATGCGCGTGGCATTTTCAAGCAATATGGATCGGAGGAATGGGGAGAGTATCTTATCCGAGAAGCTCATCTTTCACAGAGGTTTGTGTTTGATGACAAAGGATATTACCATTGTTGTGCCTCTATGCCTTTTCCTGAAATATGCAAGTAG
- the LOC103432209 gene encoding uncharacterized protein isoform X9: MLASSRPLFRVDRFLKFTTAYDALKPGHCEYRGLSYNIEMSGRKDKQTVGDRNKKLRTTNAVWRPVSTQASSNEECSVKEVTEKLESETQVQEVHECTSTRISSLENVIEVAATNLDAGSSASQDTGEDKVFGGEQVVSTEKHSISVEVGASLFRFVRGKWGLTQKQIEDEMGVKIRIPLSREEDSLTIEGNSVESISRASEKIKSIVDQAVKSSNLDYSHFISLPLAIHPELVDKLVNFQNSILGISDSGVDDNLDSNSNEENSESEGEDQRPDVAVELKVEGDRQHVKVNLTNIPLVSYALQSSKAATLSDLGIEKSIFIKPKTFHLTVLMLKLWNKDRVHAATEVLQRISSKVIEALDNRPVSIRLKGLNCMRGSLAKAGVVYAPVEEIGSEGRLLRACQVIIDAYIEAGLVLEKDAKQKLKLHATVMNARHSKRKKGTRKVNSFDARGIFKQYGSEEWGEYLIREAHLSQRFVFDDKGYYHCCASMPFPEICK, encoded by the exons ATGTTAGCTTCTTCCAGGCCCCTCTTCAG AGTGGATCGGTTTCTGAAATTTACAACTGCATATGATGCACTGAAGCCA GGACACTGTGAGTATCGCGGTTTGAGTTACAATATCGAAATGAGTGGTAGAAAAGATAAGCAAACTGTCGGGGACCGTAACAAAAAGCTCAGAACAACTAATGCTGTGTGGAGACCAGTCAGTACTCAAGCTAGTTCCAATGAAG AATGCTCTGTGAAGGAGGTCACAGAAAAGCTGGAATCTGAAACTCAAGTGCAAGAAGTGCACGAATGCACTTCTACGAGAATTTCAAGTTTGGAGAATGTCATAGAGGTGGCTGCAACTAACCTCGATGCTGGTTCCAGTGCATCACAAGATACTGGAGAAGATAAAGTCTTTGGAGGAGAGCAAGTGGTTTCTACTGAAAAGCATTCAATTTCAGTTGAG GTTGGTGCTTCTTTGTTTCGCTTTGTCAGAGGAAAATG GGGATTGACACAGAAACAGATTGAGGACGAGATGGGAGTTAAAATTAGAATCCCTTTGTCAAGGGAGGAGGATTCACTAA CTATTGAAGGCAATTCAGTTGAAAGTATATCTAGAGCTTCTGAGAAGATAAAATCTATAGTTGACCAG GCAGTTAAAAGCTCAAATCTCGATTATTCTCACTTCATTTCACTTCCATTGGCAATACATCCTGAATTAGTTGATAAGCTCGTCAACTTTCAGAACTCAATCCTGGGAATTAGTGATTCTGGTGTAGATGATAATCTGGATAGTAATTCAAATGAAGAGAATTCTGAGAGTGAAGGTGAAGACCAAAGACCCGATGTCGCAGTTGAACTTAAAGTTGAAGGTGACCGTCAACATGTTAAAGTGAATCTAACCAACATACCTCTTGTCAGTTATGCGCTTCAATCATCAAAGGCGGCTACCCTATCTG ACTTGGGGATTGAAAAGTCAATATTCATTAAACCAAAAACGTTTCACTTAACTGTGCTTATGCTGAAGTTGTGGAACAAGGACCGAGTTCATGCTGCTACTGAGGTTTTGCAG AGAATCTCTTCAAAAGTGATTGAAGCCTTAGATAATCGCCCTGTCTCCATAAGACTGAAGGGACTG AATTGTATGagaggttctttggccaaagctgGTGTTGTCTATGCTCCAGTTGAAGAAATTGGCAGTGAGGGACGACTTCTGCGTGCCTGTC AAGTCATCATCGATGCATATATTGAAGCCGGGCTTGTTTTAGAGAAAGATGCTAAACAGAAATTAAAG TTGCATGCAACCGTGATGAATGCAAGGCACAGCAAAAG GAAGAAGGGAACGAGAAAGGTTAATTCCTTTGATGCGCGTGGCATTTTCAAGCAATATGGATCGGAGGAATGGGGAGAGTATCTTATCCGAGAAGCTCATCTTTCACAGAGGTTTGTGTTTGATGACAAAGGATATTACCATTGTTGTGCCTCTATGCCTTTTCCTGAAATATGCAAGTAG
- the LOC103432209 gene encoding uncharacterized protein isoform X11: MLASSRPLFRVDRFLKFTTAYDALKPGHCEYRGLSYNIEMSGRKDKQTVGDRNKKLRTTNAVWRPVSTQASSNEECSVKEVTEKLESETQVQEVHECTSTRISSLENVIEVAATNLDAGSSASQDTGEDKVFGGEQVVSTEKHSISVGASLFRFVRGKWGLTQKQIEDEMGVKIRIPLSREEDSLTIEGNSVESISRASEKIKSIVDQAVKSSNLDYSHFISLPLAIHPELVDKLVNFQNSILGISDSGVDDNLDSNSNEENSESEGEDQRPDVAVELKVEGDRQHVKVNLTNIPLVSYALQSSKAATLSDLGIEKSIFIKPKTFHLTVLMLKLWNKDRVHAATEVLQRISSKVIEALDNRPVSIRLKGLNCMRGSLAKAGVVYAPVEEIGSEGRLLRACQVIIDAYIEAGLVLEKDAKQKLKLHATVMNARHSKRKKGTRKVNSFDARGIFKQYGSEEWGEYLIREAHLSQRFVFDDKGYYHCCASMPFPEICK; the protein is encoded by the exons ATGTTAGCTTCTTCCAGGCCCCTCTTCAG AGTGGATCGGTTTCTGAAATTTACAACTGCATATGATGCACTGAAGCCA GGACACTGTGAGTATCGCGGTTTGAGTTACAATATCGAAATGAGTGGTAGAAAAGATAAGCAAACTGTCGGGGACCGTAACAAAAAGCTCAGAACAACTAATGCTGTGTGGAGACCAGTCAGTACTCAAGCTAGTTCCAATGAAG AATGCTCTGTGAAGGAGGTCACAGAAAAGCTGGAATCTGAAACTCAAGTGCAAGAAGTGCACGAATGCACTTCTACGAGAATTTCAAGTTTGGAGAATGTCATAGAGGTGGCTGCAACTAACCTCGATGCTGGTTCCAGTGCATCACAAGATACTGGAGAAGATAAAGTCTTTGGAGGAGAGCAAGTGGTTTCTACTGAAAAGCATTCAATTTCA GTTGGTGCTTCTTTGTTTCGCTTTGTCAGAGGAAAATG GGGATTGACACAGAAACAGATTGAGGACGAGATGGGAGTTAAAATTAGAATCCCTTTGTCAAGGGAGGAGGATTCACTAA CTATTGAAGGCAATTCAGTTGAAAGTATATCTAGAGCTTCTGAGAAGATAAAATCTATAGTTGACCAG GCAGTTAAAAGCTCAAATCTCGATTATTCTCACTTCATTTCACTTCCATTGGCAATACATCCTGAATTAGTTGATAAGCTCGTCAACTTTCAGAACTCAATCCTGGGAATTAGTGATTCTGGTGTAGATGATAATCTGGATAGTAATTCAAATGAAGAGAATTCTGAGAGTGAAGGTGAAGACCAAAGACCCGATGTCGCAGTTGAACTTAAAGTTGAAGGTGACCGTCAACATGTTAAAGTGAATCTAACCAACATACCTCTTGTCAGTTATGCGCTTCAATCATCAAAGGCGGCTACCCTATCTG ACTTGGGGATTGAAAAGTCAATATTCATTAAACCAAAAACGTTTCACTTAACTGTGCTTATGCTGAAGTTGTGGAACAAGGACCGAGTTCATGCTGCTACTGAGGTTTTGCAG AGAATCTCTTCAAAAGTGATTGAAGCCTTAGATAATCGCCCTGTCTCCATAAGACTGAAGGGACTG AATTGTATGagaggttctttggccaaagctgGTGTTGTCTATGCTCCAGTTGAAGAAATTGGCAGTGAGGGACGACTTCTGCGTGCCTGTC AAGTCATCATCGATGCATATATTGAAGCCGGGCTTGTTTTAGAGAAAGATGCTAAACAGAAATTAAAG TTGCATGCAACCGTGATGAATGCAAGGCACAGCAAAAG GAAGAAGGGAACGAGAAAGGTTAATTCCTTTGATGCGCGTGGCATTTTCAAGCAATATGGATCGGAGGAATGGGGAGAGTATCTTATCCGAGAAGCTCATCTTTCACAGAGGTTTGTGTTTGATGACAAAGGATATTACCATTGTTGTGCCTCTATGCCTTTTCCTGAAATATGCAAGTAG
- the LOC103432209 gene encoding uncharacterized protein isoform X12 has translation MLASSRPLFRVDRFLKFTTAYDALKPVNCFLGHCEYRGLSYNIEMSGRKDKQTVGDRNKKLRTTNAVWRPVSTQASSNEECSVKEVTEKLESETQVQEVHECTSTRISSLENVIEVAATNLDAGSSASQDTGEDKVFGGEQVVSTEKHSISVEVGASLFRFVRGKWGLTQKQIEDEMGVKIRIPLSREEDSLTIEGNSVESISRASEKIKSIVDQAVKSSNLDYSHFISLPLAIHPELVDKLVNFQNSILGISDSGVDDNLDSNSNEENSESEGEDQRPDVAVELKVEGDRQHVKVNLTNIPLVSYALQSSKAATLSDLGIEKSIFIKPKTFHLTVLMLKLWNKDRVHAATEVLQNCMRGSLAKAGVVYAPVEEIGSEGRLLRACQVIIDAYIEAGLVLEKDAKQKLKLHATVMNARHSKRKKGTRKVNSFDARGIFKQYGSEEWGEYLIREAHLSQRFVFDDKGYYHCCASMPFPEICK, from the exons ATGTTAGCTTCTTCCAGGCCCCTCTTCAG AGTGGATCGGTTTCTGAAATTTACAACTGCATATGATGCACTGAAGCCAGTAAATTGCTTCCTa GGACACTGTGAGTATCGCGGTTTGAGTTACAATATCGAAATGAGTGGTAGAAAAGATAAGCAAACTGTCGGGGACCGTAACAAAAAGCTCAGAACAACTAATGCTGTGTGGAGACCAGTCAGTACTCAAGCTAGTTCCAATGAAG AATGCTCTGTGAAGGAGGTCACAGAAAAGCTGGAATCTGAAACTCAAGTGCAAGAAGTGCACGAATGCACTTCTACGAGAATTTCAAGTTTGGAGAATGTCATAGAGGTGGCTGCAACTAACCTCGATGCTGGTTCCAGTGCATCACAAGATACTGGAGAAGATAAAGTCTTTGGAGGAGAGCAAGTGGTTTCTACTGAAAAGCATTCAATTTCAGTTGAG GTTGGTGCTTCTTTGTTTCGCTTTGTCAGAGGAAAATG GGGATTGACACAGAAACAGATTGAGGACGAGATGGGAGTTAAAATTAGAATCCCTTTGTCAAGGGAGGAGGATTCACTAA CTATTGAAGGCAATTCAGTTGAAAGTATATCTAGAGCTTCTGAGAAGATAAAATCTATAGTTGACCAG GCAGTTAAAAGCTCAAATCTCGATTATTCTCACTTCATTTCACTTCCATTGGCAATACATCCTGAATTAGTTGATAAGCTCGTCAACTTTCAGAACTCAATCCTGGGAATTAGTGATTCTGGTGTAGATGATAATCTGGATAGTAATTCAAATGAAGAGAATTCTGAGAGTGAAGGTGAAGACCAAAGACCCGATGTCGCAGTTGAACTTAAAGTTGAAGGTGACCGTCAACATGTTAAAGTGAATCTAACCAACATACCTCTTGTCAGTTATGCGCTTCAATCATCAAAGGCGGCTACCCTATCTG ACTTGGGGATTGAAAAGTCAATATTCATTAAACCAAAAACGTTTCACTTAACTGTGCTTATGCTGAAGTTGTGGAACAAGGACCGAGTTCATGCTGCTACTGAGGTTTTGCAG AATTGTATGagaggttctttggccaaagctgGTGTTGTCTATGCTCCAGTTGAAGAAATTGGCAGTGAGGGACGACTTCTGCGTGCCTGTC AAGTCATCATCGATGCATATATTGAAGCCGGGCTTGTTTTAGAGAAAGATGCTAAACAGAAATTAAAG TTGCATGCAACCGTGATGAATGCAAGGCACAGCAAAAG GAAGAAGGGAACGAGAAAGGTTAATTCCTTTGATGCGCGTGGCATTTTCAAGCAATATGGATCGGAGGAATGGGGAGAGTATCTTATCCGAGAAGCTCATCTTTCACAGAGGTTTGTGTTTGATGACAAAGGATATTACCATTGTTGTGCCTCTATGCCTTTTCCTGAAATATGCAAGTAG
- the LOC103432209 gene encoding uncharacterized protein isoform X7 codes for MLASSRPLFRVDRFLKFTTAYDALKPVNCFLGHCEYRGLSYNIEMSGRKDKQTVGDRNKKLRTTNAVWRPVSTQASSNEECSVKEVTEKLESETQVQEVHECTSTRISSLENVIEVAATNLDAGSSASQDTGEDKVFGGEQVVSTEKHSISVGASLFRFVRGKWGLTQKQIEDEMGVKIRIPLSREEDSLTIEGNSVESISRASEKIKSIVDQAVKSSNLDYSHFISLPLAIHPELVDKLVNFQNSILGISDSGVDDNLDSNSNEENSESEGEDQRPDVAVELKVEGDRQHVKVNLTNIPLVSYALQSSKAATLSDLGIEKSIFIKPKTFHLTVLMLKLWNKDRVHAATEVLQRISSKVIEALDNRPVSIRLKGLNCMRGSLAKAGVVYAPVEEIGSEGRLLRACQVIIDAYIEAGLVLEKDAKQKLKLHATVMNARHSKRKKGTRKVNSFDARGIFKQYGSEEWGEYLIREAHLSQRFVFDDKGYYHCCASMPFPEICK; via the exons ATGTTAGCTTCTTCCAGGCCCCTCTTCAG AGTGGATCGGTTTCTGAAATTTACAACTGCATATGATGCACTGAAGCCAGTAAATTGCTTCCTa GGACACTGTGAGTATCGCGGTTTGAGTTACAATATCGAAATGAGTGGTAGAAAAGATAAGCAAACTGTCGGGGACCGTAACAAAAAGCTCAGAACAACTAATGCTGTGTGGAGACCAGTCAGTACTCAAGCTAGTTCCAATGAAG AATGCTCTGTGAAGGAGGTCACAGAAAAGCTGGAATCTGAAACTCAAGTGCAAGAAGTGCACGAATGCACTTCTACGAGAATTTCAAGTTTGGAGAATGTCATAGAGGTGGCTGCAACTAACCTCGATGCTGGTTCCAGTGCATCACAAGATACTGGAGAAGATAAAGTCTTTGGAGGAGAGCAAGTGGTTTCTACTGAAAAGCATTCAATTTCA GTTGGTGCTTCTTTGTTTCGCTTTGTCAGAGGAAAATG GGGATTGACACAGAAACAGATTGAGGACGAGATGGGAGTTAAAATTAGAATCCCTTTGTCAAGGGAGGAGGATTCACTAA CTATTGAAGGCAATTCAGTTGAAAGTATATCTAGAGCTTCTGAGAAGATAAAATCTATAGTTGACCAG GCAGTTAAAAGCTCAAATCTCGATTATTCTCACTTCATTTCACTTCCATTGGCAATACATCCTGAATTAGTTGATAAGCTCGTCAACTTTCAGAACTCAATCCTGGGAATTAGTGATTCTGGTGTAGATGATAATCTGGATAGTAATTCAAATGAAGAGAATTCTGAGAGTGAAGGTGAAGACCAAAGACCCGATGTCGCAGTTGAACTTAAAGTTGAAGGTGACCGTCAACATGTTAAAGTGAATCTAACCAACATACCTCTTGTCAGTTATGCGCTTCAATCATCAAAGGCGGCTACCCTATCTG ACTTGGGGATTGAAAAGTCAATATTCATTAAACCAAAAACGTTTCACTTAACTGTGCTTATGCTGAAGTTGTGGAACAAGGACCGAGTTCATGCTGCTACTGAGGTTTTGCAG AGAATCTCTTCAAAAGTGATTGAAGCCTTAGATAATCGCCCTGTCTCCATAAGACTGAAGGGACTG AATTGTATGagaggttctttggccaaagctgGTGTTGTCTATGCTCCAGTTGAAGAAATTGGCAGTGAGGGACGACTTCTGCGTGCCTGTC AAGTCATCATCGATGCATATATTGAAGCCGGGCTTGTTTTAGAGAAAGATGCTAAACAGAAATTAAAG TTGCATGCAACCGTGATGAATGCAAGGCACAGCAAAAG GAAGAAGGGAACGAGAAAGGTTAATTCCTTTGATGCGCGTGGCATTTTCAAGCAATATGGATCGGAGGAATGGGGAGAGTATCTTATCCGAGAAGCTCATCTTTCACAGAGGTTTGTGTTTGATGACAAAGGATATTACCATTGTTGTGCCTCTATGCCTTTTCCTGAAATATGCAAGTAG
- the LOC103432209 gene encoding uncharacterized protein isoform X14: MSGRKDKQTVGDRNKKLRTTNAVWRPVSTQASSNEECSVKEVTEKLESETQVQEVHECTSTRISSLENVIEVAATNLDAGSSASQDTGEDKVFGGEQVVSTEKHSISVEVGASLFRFVRGKWGLTQKQIEDEMGVKIRIPLSREEDSLTIEGNSVESISRASEKIKSIVDQAVKSSNLDYSHFISLPLAIHPELVDKLVNFQNSILGISDSGVDDNLDSNSNEENSESEGEDQRPDVAVELKVEGDRQHVKVNLTNIPLVSYALQSSKAATLSDLGIEKSIFIKPKTFHLTVLMLKLWNKDRVHAATEVLQRISSKVIEALDNRPVSIRLKGLNCMRGSLAKAGVVYAPVEEIGSEGRLLRACQVIIDAYIEAGLVLEKDAKQKLKLHATVMNARHSKRKKGTRKVNSFDARGIFKQYGSEEWGEYLIREAHLSQRFVFDDKGYYHCCASMPFPEICK, from the exons ATGAGTGGTAGAAAAGATAAGCAAACTGTCGGGGACCGTAACAAAAAGCTCAGAACAACTAATGCTGTGTGGAGACCAGTCAGTACTCAAGCTAGTTCCAATGAAG AATGCTCTGTGAAGGAGGTCACAGAAAAGCTGGAATCTGAAACTCAAGTGCAAGAAGTGCACGAATGCACTTCTACGAGAATTTCAAGTTTGGAGAATGTCATAGAGGTGGCTGCAACTAACCTCGATGCTGGTTCCAGTGCATCACAAGATACTGGAGAAGATAAAGTCTTTGGAGGAGAGCAAGTGGTTTCTACTGAAAAGCATTCAATTTCAGTTGAG GTTGGTGCTTCTTTGTTTCGCTTTGTCAGAGGAAAATG GGGATTGACACAGAAACAGATTGAGGACGAGATGGGAGTTAAAATTAGAATCCCTTTGTCAAGGGAGGAGGATTCACTAA CTATTGAAGGCAATTCAGTTGAAAGTATATCTAGAGCTTCTGAGAAGATAAAATCTATAGTTGACCAG GCAGTTAAAAGCTCAAATCTCGATTATTCTCACTTCATTTCACTTCCATTGGCAATACATCCTGAATTAGTTGATAAGCTCGTCAACTTTCAGAACTCAATCCTGGGAATTAGTGATTCTGGTGTAGATGATAATCTGGATAGTAATTCAAATGAAGAGAATTCTGAGAGTGAAGGTGAAGACCAAAGACCCGATGTCGCAGTTGAACTTAAAGTTGAAGGTGACCGTCAACATGTTAAAGTGAATCTAACCAACATACCTCTTGTCAGTTATGCGCTTCAATCATCAAAGGCGGCTACCCTATCTG ACTTGGGGATTGAAAAGTCAATATTCATTAAACCAAAAACGTTTCACTTAACTGTGCTTATGCTGAAGTTGTGGAACAAGGACCGAGTTCATGCTGCTACTGAGGTTTTGCAG AGAATCTCTTCAAAAGTGATTGAAGCCTTAGATAATCGCCCTGTCTCCATAAGACTGAAGGGACTG AATTGTATGagaggttctttggccaaagctgGTGTTGTCTATGCTCCAGTTGAAGAAATTGGCAGTGAGGGACGACTTCTGCGTGCCTGTC AAGTCATCATCGATGCATATATTGAAGCCGGGCTTGTTTTAGAGAAAGATGCTAAACAGAAATTAAAG TTGCATGCAACCGTGATGAATGCAAGGCACAGCAAAAG GAAGAAGGGAACGAGAAAGGTTAATTCCTTTGATGCGCGTGGCATTTTCAAGCAATATGGATCGGAGGAATGGGGAGAGTATCTTATCCGAGAAGCTCATCTTTCACAGAGGTTTGTGTTTGATGACAAAGGATATTACCATTGTTGTGCCTCTATGCCTTTTCCTGAAATATGCAAGTAG